A genomic stretch from Xenopus laevis strain J_2021 chromosome 6S, Xenopus_laevis_v10.1, whole genome shotgun sequence includes:
- the irx1.S gene encoding iroquois-class homeodomain protein irx-1-B (The RefSeq protein has 1 substitution compared to this genomic sequence) — MSFPQLGYPQYLTAGQGAVYGGERPGVLAAAAAAAAAAGRPTGAELGSCPTAAVTSVLGMYASPYSSPNYSAFLPYTTDLTLFSQMGSQYELKDNPGVHPATFAAHTTPGYYPYGQFQYGDPGRPKNATRESTSTLKAWLNEHRKNPYPTKGEKIMLAIITKMTLTQVSTWFANARRRLKKENKVTWGAMGKEDDNIFGSDNEGDHEKNEDDEEIDLESIDIDKIDDNDGEQSNEEEDEKLDHFRHGEKVSLKKESEVMIPSSDGLKPKDSLSLGKECSDTSNTRIVSPGGQGNIQAPPHSKPKIWSLAETATSPDGALKSSPPPSQANHTSPQMQHPAFLPSHGLYTCQIGKFHNWTNGAFLTQSSLINMRSLLGVNPHHAAHHNHHHLQAHQQSTLLATNLGSLSSDRTPERTSPKHSDRENLPRTESPPQLKPSFQAVREKTFSQQEGTSRILTALPSA, encoded by the exons ATGTCCTTCCCGCAGCTGGGTTACCCCCAGTACCTGACCGCCGGCCAGGGTGCAGTCTATGGCGGCGAACGGCCGGGCGTTTTAGccgcggcagcagcagcagccgcagcaGCCGGAAGGCCAACAGGAGCTGAGCTGGGCAGCTGTCCTACCGCGGCAGTCACCTCAGTGCTGGGCATGTATGCCAGCCCGTACAGCTCTCCCAACTACAGCGCCTTTCTGCCATACACAACCGATCTCACCCTTTTCTCCCAAATG GGATCGCAGTATGAACTGAAAGACAACCCTGGTGTCCACCCAGCTACGTTTGCTGCGCACACTACTCCAGGCTATTACCCCTATGGGCAGTTCCAGTATGGAGACCCAGGGCGGCCAAAGAATGCCACCAGGGAGAGCACCAGCACCCTAAAGGCTTGGCTCAACGAGCACAGAAAGAACCCATACCCCACCAAGGGGGAGAAGATCATGCTGGCGATAATCACCAAGATGACCCTCACCCAGGTCTCCACGTGGTTTGCCAACGCCAGGAGGAGACTAAAAAAAGAGAATAAGGTCACTTGGGGGGCAATGGGTAAGGAAGATGACAACATCTTTGGTAGTGATAATGAAGGAGaccatgaaaaaaatgaagatgACGAGGAAATAGACTTGGAGAGCATAGATATTGATAAGATTGATGACAACGACGGTGAACAAAGCAACGAGGAAGAGGATGAGAAACTGGACCACTTTAGACATGGCGAGAAAGTAAGTTTGAAAAAGGAGAGTGAGGTGATGATTCCAAGTTCCGACGGACTTAAACCAAAAGACTCATTGTCCCTGGGTAAGGAATGTTCTGATACCAGCAATACCAGAATCGTAAGCCCTGGTGGACAGGGCAACATACAAGCTCCACCTCACAGTAAACCAAAAATCTGGTCCTTGGCAGAAACAGCAACAAGCCCAGATGGGGCCTTGAAGTCTTCTCCTCCACCTTCCCAAGCCAATCACACATCTCCCCAAATGCAGCACCCAGCCTTTCTCCCCAGCCATGGACTATACACATGTCAAATTGGCAAATTTCACAACTGGACAAACGGGGCTTTTCTCACACAGAGCTCTCTGATAAACATGAGATCCTTGTTGGGAGTAAACCCTCACCATGCGGCTCACCATAACCACCACCACCTTCAGGCTCACCAACAATCTACATTGTTAGCAACAAACCTGGGTTCCCTCAGTAGCGACAAAACTCCAGAGAGGACCAGTCCCAAGCACTCAG ACAGAGAAAATTTACCCAGAACCGAATCACCACCTCAGTTAAAACCTTCCTTCCAAGCTGTTCGTGAAAA GACCTTTTCCCAACAAGAAGGCACCTCTCGTATACTGACAGCACTTCCCTCTGCCTGA